In Numenius arquata chromosome 1, bNumArq3.hap1.1, whole genome shotgun sequence, the DNA window TGGAAGCAAGGATTACATTCTCACTTGTTCTAActcactaccaaaaaaaaatagtaattctgaAATACTCTTCTACATCTAAAAAAGTACAGAGAAATACCATACTGTACTTCTACATACAGAAGTAGAGAGAAATACTGTAGTGTcttcagagagagagaaattagaACTGAGAGGTTTGGTGTCTTCCCCAGATACGTGAGGTACATTCCCATGGCAAGCTCAGGCCAAAAATTCCCGTTACCACCCACCAATAATATAATGAGGTCTACATACACGTATCACACAGAGATACATATTAAGCAAAGTAAAAAACATAACTCCATTATAAAACTGAAGTATGAAGACATTCATTTACAgtgcagtaaagaaaaaaataaaaccagcttagATCTTTGCAGCATTGCATGTGACATATTTCATTATAAATGACCTCAGACCCAAACTTGAGACAGTTCTAATACAATGATGCTGATGTCATCCCTACTGAAGAACTTCACATCCTCCATGACAATAGGATGGAGGCTAAGCTTAGGACAATAGGAAATGCTTTGGGTCATGAATTATTTGTTTCCAGTAGCAGCCATAATGTCTAATACTCAAAAGAAATGCAAGGTGCTAAGCAAATAAAGTGCAAAAagttttcacttaatttttgaaaatacagttgttgtgggtgtttttttttatttccactaaaTTCTTGGTTGTTCATCTGCTAAAGCTTTCTGAGCAACttgtaaaatacagaaacactTTTATTTGTGGTGATATAGTGCATAGAAGAAAAAGTCAACAACTTCCATTTCCTCTTTCAGATTTCAAGCCTGTGGAACTTCTGAGGTAAATAAGTCAGAGGGGTTTGAACTACCGATAACTAACCATAACATATCACGGCCTCAAAAAGAAGGACTCAGTGTCTTCTATGCCCATGTAACAAGCCACTGAGTTGCCTGCTTGGTGTACTACAAACCCCCTGGCAATCAAGGTAGTGCTCATCTCTTAACTTCAGCCATCTAAAAGGGAGACGGACAGTCAAAACCAATTGTCAAGGCATCTGGTTAACACTGAGTAATAGGTCTCCAGAGAATGATTCACATCACCTGCCTCAGAGAACATTTGAAGATGGGTTTAATTACTCCCTGGAGATGTGCTCTGGAGAGCACCTAAGTAACTAGTTCACACTCTCTGCCCAACTTCTAGATATTTAAAGTTATATAAAGTGAACACCACCCTAATACCAGAACATCACAAAGAATTAGATAAATTACTAAGtcagaaaaataagttatttcagAATTAAGGTGTTAAATTTAATACCCTTACTAACAAGCAGCAAATAGGAAGGGTAAAACAGTGCAAAACCAATATAGCCCTCTGTCTGTTCTCAGTAACAGTCACATTTCAGTATTAGTGCTGGCTAATTGGCTGTTTCTTGGCAACCTAGACTACAGTGCTTTGTAGAAGTCCAATTCTTATCCCACAGAGAGACGTATTATCTAATTACACTGATTAGAGTGTAAAAAAGTCTGCAATTTGATCAAAGCAGACCACAGCTACAGTTACTATATAGTCAAGGTCTATGCTCTGTTTCCATGCTAGGGTGGCATGCCATAAGGACATCCtacctgaaataaaatgcatttccttccaTCCTCAGATTTCCTGAGTAACATGAGCATCAGGCCAGTTTTTGAAGGATGTCTCCTATAATGATTTCAAAATAAGCCCGTGATAATAAACCTATGTGCAAAAAACTCTGAAACAGAAGTCTCCAAACAATGATTGCTCTCTGTATACAAATGCACACAGATACACATACTCAGACACCAAGTTTTCCACAAAGATACGCTTGTCAGTCATCATGCAGTGCTGCACCTGCAAGAAAGAAATCCCATCCACAAGACACAATGTCCAATATACACAACGTTCCCCGCAGGTGATCTGCCACGTTCCAAAGGCACCTACTTGCTTCCAGTTGTATTAGGCATTGGAAGAAACACTTTGATGAGAAATCCCCTTTTGAGAATCTATTGTCTTGCTACTGCTCCGTGCGTCATCAGTATTTTCAGGACATTTCACCACTGCCTTGTCCATTAGTATGGTGGATGTGGGAGGCTTGCAAATAAAGCAGAGGAACTTGAAACAGGACAGCAAACCTTCGGAAATGCTGGATGAGAAAAGCTTTTTGCACGGGTGGCAGAACTGGTAGAACACCAACATGAAGAGGACAGCCATGCAGTAACTTATCAGGAGCTGCAAGACCAACAATGGGGCGCAGACATACAGGTAGACATCGGTTTTATAGATGTACCACATCAGCAGGAGGAACGCATTCTCGATGAATCGCAGCATGTAATACACTGTCAGTCGGTACCAGTTTTGGGATTTGTTAATTAAGTCAGGATCATTAAGCTTCACCTGCACTGCTGACCAGCAGAACATGTTAATGCCAGCATACAAGAAGGTGAGAAGGCACAAGACGATGGTAGTGCCAACCCTGCTCAATGCCTTCTCTATGTTCTCAGGAAACGGGGACTTGCTTTGCCAGAAGAGGATCCACGGGtagaagaaaaaaccaaagaaattcaCGAGCACAACCGGCAGAATCCAGATTTGAAGGACTGAACTGAAAAGGACCAACACTGTAACTCGCGTAGCAATCTCAAAACTTCTCCACATGAAGATGCAGAGGTAGGCAGCTGGTTTCACGCTGACATCGTAATCATCATACTTAATCTTAATAGCCAGGATGTTGCAGCGTAAAGCGCCGTATACAATTGACAGGAGAGAAAGGACCATAAAAATACCtgcaaagagaaaacacaaatcagGACTTTCAGCTTAGCAGAAGTTAGACATCGCAAGAGTAGTGCAGGTGTAGTTGTCTTTATGACACTTGTGGGCATTCCCAGCAGGGTGTAATGCTAAAAATCCCCATTCCTTGCATACACTTCTGGGTTCTTACTCTAACCCTGACTCCTATTTGGGTCTCCATTTGTTACTTTTCCAAGtagctagaaagaaaaaaaaggcacttaaCAGTCACGGgtgtctctccctcctctccccacccagggCTGTTCATACACGTACTGTCTTTGCTAATTATACAGCTCAGTCATAAGCGTATCCAAGTTGCTCTCAGACTCTCACAGTACTCCAACAAGGCACCGGGTGCTACTCTCCCCCTGTACTGATTTACTTTCTCCTTTGTGCCGATGTACTTTATTCTgcgaaagaaaagctgaaattttggATTTATTTAGGCATGCAGATACCTCAGTAAGTGTGAAGTTCTGTGTTGAAGCAAATTGTCTAACTTCACAGAAAAGCTCTGCGATGGAGCTCAAAATTGAAAGCCAAAGCAATTTAAACCCAGAACCATCAGCACTTTTTCTGCCTGTGTAAGACAGAGATGTGCTCACCTGTCTACACTGGATTTTCCCATACATCTATTTCCCTAATTCAAATATCTATATCAGGCATTTAAAACCAACActcctttaaaaaatgtctttaaattcaTATTAACTTTCTGTATCTCTCATCTACCCAGAATCACTTAAGTGAAGGTTTCATGGCAtttaaattctgcagaaaatgaaGGCAGAGGCCAGTTGTTACCTGGCCTCCCCTCCAGATGCAGCGGGGGCAAAGCTTTCTGGCACTGCAGGAAGGAGTCTTGTCTTGCTACATTAAGTAGGTACAGATGTATAAGAACCCTGGATGTAGAGAATAAGTACCTCAGGGCATACCACAGAAGCATACCATAGAGAAATGGTAACTACCCATAGTTTTGTTAGCATTTGCATACTTTCTTCACAGTTTTTACCAATGTGCTGAATAGCTCATTTATGGGACTAACTTTAGGCACCTCCAATCAGTACTTTTAGTTTCAATCTTAGAATTTTATCCATGCAAGAAACACTTCAAATGCAAATGAGTTAAGCAGAGTAAGAATGAttcagttgttttctttcaatgaaaTTAGCCAAGCTAGCTGGTCATGCTCCAGGgcattatcacagaatcttcttggttggaagggacctttgagatcatcgagtccaaccaacaaaaaaacaaaacaaaaaaacacaacaccaaaaccaaaccaaaacaaacacccacaaccccacaccacacccacccacaaacagacacaaaccaacaatctcgggcactagagcatgccctgaagtgccatgtctacacattccttaaatacctccagggatggcgactccaccacctccctgggcaggctgttccagcgcctgaccactctctcagtaaagtaattcttcctaatatctaatctaatcctcccctgctgcaacttaaaccatttcccctggtcctgtcattattcacttgggagaagaggccaacccccacctctctacaacctcctttcaggtagttgtagagggcaaagaggtctcccctcagccttctcttctccaaactaaacatgcccagttccctcagcctctcctcatatgacttgttctctagacccctcaccagcttggtggctctcctctggacacgctccagcaactcaatgtccttcctgtagtgaggggcccagaactgaacacagtactcgaggtgaggcctcaccagggctgagtacagaggcacgatcacttctttggtcctgctggccacgctattcctgatacaggccaggatgctgttggccttcttggccacctgggcacactgctggctcatgttaagccagctgtccaccaacacccccgggtccttttctgctgggcagctttccagccactcttccccaagcctgtagcgttgcctggggttgttgtgaccgaaatgcaggacccggcacttggtcttattaaacctcatctcattggccttggcccattgatccaacctgtccaggtccctctgtagagcctgccgaccctcctagcagatcaacactcccacctagcttggtgtcatctgcaaacttactgagggtgcactcaatccccttatccagatcatcaataaagatattaaacaagactggccccaaaactgagccctgagggacaccactggtgaccggccgccaactggatttcaccccattaattacaactctctgggcacggccatccagccagttttctacccagtgaagagtacacttgtctatgccatgattcgccaacttctccaggagaacgatgtgggggatggtgtcaaaggccttaccaaagtccaggtagacaacgtccacagccttcccctcatccagaaggtgggtcacatggtcatagaaagagatcaagttggttaagcaggacctccctttcataaacccatgctggctggccctgatccctcggctgccctgcacttgccgtgagagctcactcaagaggatcctctccatgatctttcccggtaccgaggtcagactgacaggcctatagtttcccggatcctccttccagcccttcttgtagatgggcgtcacattagccaccctccagtcatctggtacctctcctgttgaccaggatcgttgatagataatggagagaggcttggtgagctctcccgccagctccctgagtacccttgggtgaatcccatccggccccatggacttatgtgtgtccaggtgcataagcaaatcattaactacttcctcctggattacagggggcttgttctgctctccatccttatcttccagcccagcagGCTGTATACCCTGcaggtagctggtccgactattgaagacagaggcaaagaaggcattaagtatctcagccttctcctcgtccttggtcgcaatgtttccccctgcatccagtaagggatggagattctccctgactctttttgttgatgtgtttataaaaacttttttgttgtcccttatattaatggccaggttgagttccagctgggcttttgccttcctaatttttcctctgtaaaacctaagaagatctctgtactc includes these proteins:
- the XK gene encoding endoplasmic reticulum membrane adapter protein XK, which encodes MKFPGSVLVSLVLFVAETAAALCLSGAYRAAGDRMWQWLTLLFALLPCALVQLSLVFIHRDVSRDRPLVLLLHLLQLGPLVRCVEVFYIYFRAGRVEEPYVSITKKRQMPKDGYSEEIEKEVGQAEGKLCTHRSAFSRASVIQAFLGSAPQLTLQLYICVLQQEITAARSIFMVLSLLSIVYGALRCNILAIKIKYDDYDVSVKPAAYLCIFMWRSFEIATRVTVLVLFSSVLQIWILPVVLVNFFGFFFYPWILFWQSKSPFPENIEKALSRVGTTIVLCLLTFLYAGINMFCWSAVQVKLNDPDLINKSQNWYRLTVYYMLRFIENAFLLLMWYIYKTDVYLYVCAPLLVLQLLISYCMAVLFMLVFYQFCHPCKKLFSSSISEGLLSCFKFLCFICKPPTSTILMDKAVVKCPENTDDARSSSKTIDSQKGISHQSVSSNA